In Halobacterium sp. R2-5, the following are encoded in one genomic region:
- a CDS encoding Xaa-Pro peptidase family protein, translating to MDPDFSRLDEYLDENGLDGYAFEDDASNSDLYYVTQFSAPDAFFAVYTPERTGVLVSSMEYGRANKESRADVVKRHTDYDFREKREAHGLTGARARMAAEFLADLGCERVAVQDEFPVGLADVLREQGVTVEPDADGVVTDVRATKTDTEIEHVRDAQKANEAAMARAEELIRGAEPNDAGELVSDGDVLTSEAVKQEIEIELLRHGCALDETIVACGQDAADPHDRGSGPLSAGEFVIVDIFPRDKDSKYHADMTRTFLNGEPSDTQREWYDVTEEALHAALDVVEPGATGEAVNQAVVDVYDDHGYPTIYTDPETETGFIHSTGHGVGLDVHEQPALSHGGPELRPGHVVTVEPGLYDPDVGGVRIEDIVVVTEDGYENLTDYEISLTG from the coding sequence ATGGACCCCGACTTCTCGCGGCTCGACGAGTACCTCGACGAGAACGGGCTCGACGGGTACGCCTTCGAGGACGACGCCTCGAACAGCGACCTCTACTACGTCACCCAGTTCTCGGCGCCGGACGCCTTCTTCGCCGTCTACACGCCCGAGCGGACGGGAGTGCTCGTCTCCTCGATGGAGTACGGCCGCGCGAACAAGGAGAGCCGCGCGGACGTCGTGAAGCGACACACCGACTACGACTTCCGGGAGAAACGCGAGGCGCACGGCCTGACGGGAGCGCGGGCGCGCATGGCGGCGGAGTTCCTCGCGGACCTCGGCTGCGAGCGGGTCGCCGTCCAGGACGAGTTCCCGGTCGGGCTCGCGGACGTGCTCCGCGAGCAGGGCGTCACCGTCGAGCCCGACGCCGACGGCGTCGTCACGGACGTGCGCGCGACCAAGACCGACACGGAGATCGAGCACGTCCGCGACGCCCAGAAGGCCAACGAGGCCGCGATGGCGCGCGCCGAGGAGCTGATTCGAGGCGCCGAGCCGAACGACGCCGGCGAGCTCGTCTCCGACGGCGACGTGCTCACCAGCGAGGCCGTCAAGCAGGAGATCGAAATCGAGCTGCTGCGGCACGGCTGCGCGCTCGACGAGACCATCGTCGCGTGCGGGCAGGACGCCGCCGACCCCCACGACCGCGGCAGCGGCCCGCTCTCGGCCGGCGAGTTCGTCATCGTGGACATCTTCCCGCGGGACAAGGACTCGAAGTACCACGCGGACATGACGCGGACGTTCCTCAACGGCGAGCCCAGCGACACCCAGCGCGAGTGGTACGACGTCACCGAGGAGGCCCTCCACGCGGCGCTCGACGTCGTCGAACCCGGTGCGACGGGCGAAGCGGTCAATCAGGCGGTCGTCGACGTCTACGACGACCACGGTTATCCGACCATCTACACCGACCCGGAGACCGAGACCGGGTTCATCCACTCGACCGGCCACGGCGTCGGCCTCGACGTCCACGAGCAGCCCGCGCTCTCCCACGGCGGCCCGGAGCTCCGTCCCGGCCACGTCGTCACCGTCGAGCCCGGGCTCTACGACCCCGACGTTGGCGGCGTCCGCATCGAGGACATCGTCGTCGTCACCGAGGACGGGTACGAGAACCTCACCGACTACGAGATCTCGCTGACCGGCTGA
- the aroA gene encoding 3-phosphoshikimate 1-carboxyvinyltransferase: MDVTVANSRVAGAARAPPSKSYTHRALLAAGYAGGALVRNPLVSADTKATARAVEHFGGDAERAGEDWEITGFRGEPAVPADVVDCANSGTTMRLVSGAAALADGTTVLTGDESLRSRPQGPLLDAIADLGGAARSTRGNGQAPLIVDGPIEGGRVEMPGDVSSQFVTSLLMAGALTDDGVEIELTTELKSAPYVDITLDVLESFGVDAAEQSNGYRVPGGQTYEPEGGEYAVPGDFSSASYLLAAGALAGGDEVVVEGAHPSAQGDAAIVDVLREMGAEIEWRKDVGEIVVGQSSLDGITVGVADTPDLLPTIAVLGAAADGTTTITDAEHVRYKETDRVAAMAEELAKFGVSVEERPDELVVHGGDSDLSGARVDGRGDHRIVMSLAVAALVADGETVIEGGEHVDVSFPEFFDSLAALGAAVER, encoded by the coding sequence ATGGACGTCACTGTCGCGAATTCGCGGGTCGCGGGCGCCGCTCGCGCCCCGCCGTCGAAGAGCTACACGCACCGCGCGCTCCTCGCTGCGGGCTACGCCGGGGGTGCGCTCGTGCGGAACCCGCTGGTGAGCGCGGACACGAAGGCGACCGCTCGCGCCGTCGAGCACTTCGGCGGGGACGCCGAGCGAGCGGGCGAAGACTGGGAGATTACGGGGTTCCGCGGCGAGCCCGCCGTGCCAGCGGACGTCGTGGACTGCGCGAACTCCGGGACGACGATGCGGTTGGTCTCCGGGGCCGCCGCGCTCGCGGACGGGACGACCGTACTCACTGGGGACGAGTCGCTGCGCTCGCGGCCGCAGGGACCGCTGCTGGACGCCATCGCGGACCTCGGCGGCGCGGCGCGCTCGACCCGCGGGAACGGGCAGGCGCCCCTCATCGTCGACGGCCCGATCGAGGGCGGGCGCGTGGAGATGCCGGGGGACGTCTCCTCGCAGTTCGTCACGTCGCTGTTGATGGCGGGCGCGCTCACCGACGACGGCGTCGAAATCGAGCTCACGACGGAGCTGAAGTCCGCGCCGTACGTCGACATCACGCTCGACGTGCTGGAGTCGTTCGGCGTCGACGCCGCGGAGCAGTCGAACGGGTACCGCGTGCCGGGCGGCCAGACGTACGAACCGGAAGGCGGCGAGTACGCGGTGCCCGGGGACTTCTCGTCGGCGTCGTACCTGCTGGCGGCGGGCGCGCTCGCGGGCGGCGACGAGGTCGTCGTGGAGGGCGCGCACCCGAGCGCGCAGGGCGACGCTGCAATCGTGGACGTGCTCCGCGAGATGGGCGCCGAAATCGAGTGGCGGAAAGACGTCGGGGAAATCGTCGTCGGGCAGTCCTCGCTCGACGGTATCACGGTCGGCGTCGCGGACACCCCGGACCTCCTGCCGACGATTGCGGTGCTGGGGGCGGCGGCGGACGGCACGACGACGATCACGGACGCCGAGCACGTCCGCTACAAGGAGACCGACCGCGTCGCCGCGATGGCCGAAGAACTCGCGAAATTCGGGGTGTCTGTCGAGGAGCGCCCCGACGAACTCGTCGTGCACGGCGGTGACAGCGACCTCTCGGGGGCGCGCGTGGACGGTCGCGGCGACCACCGCATCGTGATGTCGCTCGCGGTCGCCGCGCTCGTCGCGGACGGCGAGACCGTCATCGAGGGCGGCGAGCACGTCGACGTCTCCTTCCCGGAGTTCTTCGACTCGCTGGCAGCCCTCGGCGCGGCCGTCGAGCGGTAG
- the aroC gene encoding chorismate synthase, with translation MNGNRFGRLFQVTTYGESHGPGMGVVVSGCPAGLELDEETIQRELDRRKPGQSMITTSRGEPDEVTINSGIQDGYTTGTPIGMTIQNKDAQSGKYEPFVTAPRPSHGDFTYSAKFGTRNWGGGGRSSARETVNWVAAGAIAQEILEREGVQVKAHVNQIGDVEAPEVSFEEMLEHTEDNDVRCAHPETAEEMQELIEDYQERGDSIGGSIYFEVRGAPRGLGAPRFDSVESRLGQAMMSVPASTAFEFGLGKEARTYAGKERNDDWEFDDEGEPVPAENDHGGLQGGITTGEPIYGELTLHAPTSIPKKQQTVDWETGEEKEAQVVGRHDPVLPPRGVPVVEAMLSVTILDFMLLGGRINPDRLDGQPGEYDTDYHPSSPRNE, from the coding sequence ATGAACGGCAATCGGTTCGGACGGTTGTTCCAGGTGACGACGTACGGCGAGAGCCACGGTCCGGGGATGGGCGTCGTCGTCTCGGGCTGTCCCGCGGGACTGGAACTGGACGAGGAGACGATTCAGCGTGAACTCGACCGCCGGAAGCCCGGCCAGTCGATGATCACGACCTCGCGAGGTGAGCCCGACGAGGTGACTATCAACTCCGGGATTCAGGACGGCTACACGACGGGCACTCCCATCGGGATGACCATCCAGAACAAGGACGCCCAGTCCGGGAAGTACGAGCCGTTCGTCACCGCGCCGCGACCGTCGCACGGCGACTTCACGTACTCCGCGAAGTTCGGCACGCGCAACTGGGGCGGCGGCGGGCGCTCCTCCGCGCGCGAGACCGTGAACTGGGTCGCCGCGGGCGCAATCGCGCAGGAGATTCTCGAGCGGGAGGGCGTGCAGGTGAAAGCCCACGTGAACCAGATCGGCGACGTCGAGGCGCCCGAGGTGTCCTTCGAGGAGATGCTCGAGCACACCGAGGACAACGACGTGCGCTGCGCGCACCCCGAGACCGCCGAAGAGATGCAGGAACTCATCGAGGACTACCAGGAGCGCGGCGACTCCATCGGCGGGTCCATCTACTTCGAGGTGCGGGGGGCGCCCCGCGGACTCGGCGCGCCGCGGTTCGACTCCGTGGAGTCCCGCCTCGGTCAGGCGATGATGTCGGTGCCCGCGAGCACGGCCTTCGAATTCGGGCTGGGGAAGGAGGCGCGCACCTACGCCGGGAAGGAGCGCAACGACGACTGGGAGTTCGACGACGAGGGGGAGCCGGTCCCCGCCGAGAACGACCACGGCGGCCTGCAGGGCGGTATCACCACCGGCGAGCCGATCTACGGCGAGCTCACGCTACACGCGCCCACGTCGATTCCGAAGAAACAGCAGACGGTCGACTGGGAGACCGGCGAGGAGAAGGAAGCCCAGGTCGTCGGTCGCCACGACCCCGTGCTGCCGCCGCGTGGCGTCCCGGTCGTCGAGGCGATGCTGAGCGTCACCATCCTTGACTTCATGCTGCTCGGTGGTCGCATCAACCCGGACCGGCTGGACGGCCAGCCCGGCGAGTACGACACGGATTACCACCCGAGCAGCCCGCGCAACGAGTGA
- a CDS encoding uracil-DNA glycosylase family protein, with product MDAHQQGTKNPYGMDEDCRNCPGLCDVRERVVHGYGDVGADFVFVGEAPSLGAEETGVPFTGDEAGERFQHILGSVGLNYSLPDSDEPELDNAYLTYLTRCRHPDRAPTDEEVVTCEPYLNADVRMINPEILVPVGQRALTELGEEYTTTPADDLDVDDLHASTVRGRGFELAPMVHPAGQTDEQTEAYVEFFLDLLDTDYRQTKGRRGR from the coding sequence ATGGACGCACACCAGCAGGGAACAAAGAATCCCTACGGGATGGACGAGGACTGCCGGAACTGTCCCGGCCTCTGCGACGTCCGCGAGCGCGTCGTCCACGGCTACGGCGACGTCGGCGCGGACTTCGTGTTCGTCGGCGAGGCGCCGAGTCTGGGCGCCGAAGAGACCGGAGTTCCGTTCACGGGCGACGAGGCCGGCGAGCGCTTCCAGCACATCCTCGGGAGCGTCGGCCTGAACTACTCGCTGCCGGACAGCGACGAGCCAGAACTCGACAACGCCTACCTGACGTACCTGACGCGCTGCCGGCACCCCGACCGCGCGCCCACCGACGAGGAAGTCGTGACCTGCGAGCCGTACCTGAACGCCGACGTGCGCATGATCAACCCCGAGATTCTCGTGCCCGTCGGGCAGCGCGCGCTCACCGAGCTCGGCGAGGAGTACACGACGACGCCCGCCGACGACCTCGACGTCGACGACCTCCACGCGTCGACGGTTCGCGGCCGGGGGTTCGAACTCGCGCCGATGGTCCACCCCGCCGGCCAGACGGACGAGCAGACCGAGGCGTACGTCGAGTTCTTCCTCGACCTGCTCGACACCGATTACCGGCAGACGAAGGGGCGGCGCGGTCGGTGA
- a CDS encoding orc1/cdc6 family replication initiation protein: MKTPFRDRVELFTNKDVLKDHYEPEEILERDEEIDQYANALQDVVDGWEPDNVFVYGKTGVGKTAVTRYMMDALEFEAEEREGVDDVVSVEVNCHHHPSSYQAAIALVNELRSDTDRDPLTTGLSTSDVLNALFDEIEAREGTVLIVLDEIDNLGDDDMLLYQLPRAKTNGNIEDSQVAVVGISNDYTFRNDLSPKVQDTLCEREIKFPPYDANELVTILTDRAERGLRGDVLEDGVIPQCAALAARDRGSARQAIDLLREAVNVAVEDGREVVSEEDVDTAVERVERGRIKDSIKDLTTHGQYVLLAVTEMAVSGETPARAKELYEVYEEVAAEYASEPLSQRSVHDHLNDLSMLGFLRQHDRNYGRGGGQFFEYELDVDAQMVEEAMADETE, encoded by the coding sequence ATGAAGACGCCGTTCCGCGACCGCGTCGAGCTGTTCACCAACAAGGACGTCCTCAAGGACCACTACGAGCCCGAGGAGATTCTCGAACGCGACGAGGAGATCGACCAGTACGCCAACGCCCTCCAGGACGTTGTCGACGGCTGGGAGCCGGACAACGTCTTCGTCTACGGGAAGACTGGCGTCGGGAAGACCGCGGTGACGCGGTACATGATGGACGCCCTCGAGTTCGAGGCCGAGGAGCGTGAGGGCGTCGACGACGTGGTGAGCGTCGAGGTCAACTGCCACCACCACCCGTCCTCGTACCAGGCGGCGATCGCGCTCGTGAACGAGCTCCGCTCGGACACCGATCGCGATCCGCTCACGACGGGGCTGTCGACGTCGGACGTCCTGAACGCCCTGTTCGACGAGATCGAGGCGCGCGAGGGCACCGTGCTCATCGTGCTCGACGAGATCGACAACCTCGGCGACGACGACATGCTCCTCTACCAGCTGCCGCGCGCGAAGACGAACGGCAACATCGAGGACTCGCAGGTCGCGGTCGTCGGCATCTCGAACGACTACACGTTCCGGAACGACCTCTCGCCGAAGGTCCAGGACACACTCTGCGAGCGCGAGATCAAGTTCCCGCCGTACGACGCCAACGAGCTCGTCACGATTCTCACGGACCGCGCGGAGCGCGGGCTCCGCGGGGACGTCCTCGAAGACGGCGTCATTCCGCAGTGCGCGGCGCTCGCCGCCCGCGACCGCGGGAGCGCGCGCCAAGCCATCGACCTCCTCCGGGAGGCCGTCAACGTCGCCGTCGAGGACGGCCGCGAGGTCGTCTCCGAGGAGGACGTCGACACGGCCGTCGAGCGCGTCGAGCGCGGCCGCATCAAGGACTCCATCAAGGACCTCACGACCCACGGCCAGTACGTCCTCCTCGCGGTGACGGAGATGGCGGTCAGTGGCGAGACGCCGGCCCGCGCGAAGGAGCTCTACGAGGTCTACGAGGAGGTCGCTGCGGAGTACGCCTCCGAGCCGCTCAGCCAGCGCAGCGTCCACGACCACCTCAACGACCTCTCGATGCTCGGATTCCTCCGCCAGCACGACCGCAACTACGGCCGCGGCGGCGGCCAGTTCTTCGAGTACGAGCTCGATGTCGACGCCCAGATGGTCGAGGAAGCGATGGCCGACGAGACCGAGTAA
- a CDS encoding DUF5785 family protein, which produces MAEMEDPSGRDWVHDPDGEKGSEGGRNYDMAVLSKMTDEDDDFPLEASEFLDEFGDWPVRVNHEKVLSVSEIFEHVEEDSFETKVDFHKAVGDGLRRANVWDYHPPEK; this is translated from the coding sequence ATGGCAGAGATGGAAGACCCCTCGGGGCGGGACTGGGTCCACGACCCCGACGGCGAGAAGGGCAGCGAGGGCGGCCGCAACTACGACATGGCGGTCCTCTCGAAGATGACCGACGAGGACGACGACTTCCCGCTGGAGGCGTCCGAGTTCCTCGACGAGTTCGGCGACTGGCCTGTCCGCGTCAACCACGAGAAGGTGCTGTCCGTCTCGGAGATCTTCGAGCACGTCGAGGAGGACAGCTTCGAGACGAAAGTCGACTTCCACAAGGCCGTCGGCGACGGCCTGCGGCGCGCGAACGTCTGGGACTACCACCCGCCGGAGAAGTAG
- a CDS encoding type II toxin-antitoxin system VapC family toxin codes for MKVLVDTNVFVASLTDEPARGDIATELLNQDHDFCTSILNLMELRSVMTKKKRVEQDRVEDVLADIYAQVDIYAPEISDQISAYSLQQDTLLYTLDCVLLALADDLDATLATFDGELLDNGAVEPSDLIA; via the coding sequence ATGAAAGTTCTGGTCGATACGAACGTCTTCGTCGCCAGTTTGACCGACGAACCTGCCCGTGGAGACATTGCAACAGAGCTGCTGAACCAGGATCACGACTTCTGTACGTCCATCCTGAACCTCATGGAGCTCCGGTCGGTGATGACGAAGAAGAAACGAGTCGAACAGGACAGAGTCGAGGACGTACTCGCCGACATCTACGCGCAGGTCGATATTTACGCACCGGAGATCAGCGACCAGATTTCGGCGTACAGCCTCCAACAGGACACGTTGCTGTACACGCTCGATTGCGTCCTCCTCGCTCTGGCCGACGACCTCGATGCCACGCTCGCTACGTTCGACGGCGAACTCCTCGACAACGGAGCAGTCGAACCGAGCGACCTCATCGCGTAG
- a CDS encoding chorismate mutase has product MGREPGDGPADDDTAGRGPDDMNLEELREEIESIDREIVDLIARRTYVAETIAEVKDERGMATTDESQEQAVMDRAGRNAESFGVEPNLVKAIFRLLIELNKVEQRENR; this is encoded by the coding sequence ATGGGACGAGAACCCGGGGACGGTCCGGCTGACGACGACACAGCCGGACGGGGCCCGGACGATATGAACCTGGAGGAACTGCGCGAGGAAATCGAATCCATCGACCGCGAGATCGTCGACCTCATCGCGCGACGCACGTACGTCGCCGAGACCATCGCGGAGGTCAAAGACGAGCGCGGCATGGCCACGACCGACGAGAGCCAGGAGCAAGCGGTGATGGACCGCGCCGGCCGGAACGCCGAGTCGTTCGGCGTCGAGCCGAACCTCGTGAAGGCCATCTTCCGGCTGCTCATCGAGTTGAACAAGGTCGAACAGCGGGAGAACAGGTAG
- a CDS encoding shikimate kinase, with protein MDGRAAAPAAGTVLNALATGIGSAFALDFDVTAAVTLDAAADGVAGEITDHPDADTALVERCVSLVTERYGDGEGGSVRTDSEVPLASGLKSSSAAANATVLATLDALELADEVAREDAARLGVEAAREVGVTVTGAFDDASASMLGGLTMTDNREDELLFREEVEWTALVWTPPEQSFSADADVERCRQVAPLAEHVADLAADGEYGTAMTVNGLAFAAALGHPTEPIVDALPHADGASLSGTGPSYVAVGEEDALQEVKPLWDENPGTVRLTTTQPDGARTI; from the coding sequence ATGGACGGCCGCGCAGCAGCGCCGGCCGCGGGCACGGTGTTGAACGCGCTCGCGACCGGCATCGGGTCGGCGTTCGCGCTCGATTTCGACGTGACAGCAGCGGTGACGCTGGACGCGGCCGCCGACGGCGTCGCCGGCGAGATCACCGACCATCCCGACGCGGACACCGCGCTCGTGGAGCGCTGCGTGTCGCTGGTGACCGAGCGGTACGGCGACGGCGAGGGCGGCTCAGTCCGCACGGACAGCGAGGTGCCGCTGGCCTCGGGGCTGAAGAGTTCGAGCGCGGCGGCGAACGCGACCGTGCTCGCGACGCTGGACGCGCTCGAGTTGGCCGACGAGGTCGCTCGCGAGGACGCGGCGCGGCTCGGCGTCGAGGCCGCCCGCGAAGTCGGAGTCACCGTCACGGGCGCGTTCGACGATGCCTCGGCGAGCATGCTCGGCGGACTGACGATGACGGACAACCGCGAGGACGAGCTGCTGTTCCGCGAGGAAGTCGAGTGGACGGCGCTCGTGTGGACGCCGCCCGAGCAGTCGTTCTCCGCGGACGCGGACGTCGAGCGCTGTCGGCAGGTGGCGCCGCTCGCCGAGCACGTCGCGGACCTCGCCGCCGACGGCGAGTACGGTACCGCGATGACGGTCAACGGACTGGCGTTCGCGGCGGCGCTCGGTCACCCGACCGAGCCGATCGTGGACGCGCTCCCGCACGCCGACGGGGCGTCTCTCTCGGGCACCGGACCGAGCTACGTCGCCGTCGGCGAGGAAGACGCACTACAAGAGGTGAAACCACTATGGGACGAGAACCCGGGGACGGTCCGGCTGACGACGACACAGCCGGACGGGGCCCGGACGATATGA
- a CDS encoding DUF5796 family protein gives MSGRNDVPPSTIGVELAEEGVYVEYEDDRRAFYNGVPEKVYGTVRCRPGKDVHVLVTDPTETEGVLVYVNDLKTDDEILESTGVGRVLLDPDEEEELFPGVTVRADGYAVEVEADPEEARGRVFVFEEDELGERSFELFAESEA, from the coding sequence ATGAGCGGCCGCAACGACGTCCCGCCGAGCACCATCGGCGTCGAACTCGCCGAGGAGGGCGTCTACGTCGAGTACGAGGACGACCGTCGAGCGTTCTACAACGGCGTCCCGGAGAAGGTCTACGGGACGGTGCGGTGTCGTCCCGGGAAGGACGTCCACGTCCTCGTCACGGACCCGACGGAGACCGAGGGCGTCCTCGTCTACGTGAACGACCTGAAGACCGACGACGAGATTCTGGAGTCGACCGGCGTCGGCCGCGTGCTGCTCGACCCGGACGAAGAAGAGGAGCTGTTCCCCGGCGTGACGGTACGAGCGGACGGCTACGCGGTCGAAGTCGAGGCCGACCCCGAGGAGGCGCGCGGTCGCGTGTTCGTCTTCGAGGAGGACGAACTCGGCGAACGCTCGTTCGAACTGTTCGCCGAGTCCGAGGCGTGA
- a CDS encoding GNAT family N-acetyltransferase yields the protein MTDETLYLCWPDGLRPPDVDAPDGYALRTGRLTGRDREAVASLLDAGGWTVDEGSFEEFRDSVLPNGCFVAVERATNAVLGTCSAVHRPNAGEHRFPFGGALAYLVVDPEHRREGLGRALTAAATRRLLDAGYDSVRVGVGPERYPALALYLNAGYAPCIIEDRDIGRWRNAFDHLGLPFDPERCVRP from the coding sequence GTGACCGACGAAACGCTCTACCTCTGCTGGCCGGACGGCCTGCGGCCGCCGGACGTCGACGCCCCCGACGGGTACGCGCTCCGCACCGGCCGGCTGACGGGCCGGGACCGCGAGGCCGTCGCGTCGCTGCTCGACGCGGGCGGGTGGACAGTCGACGAGGGCTCCTTCGAGGAGTTCCGCGACAGCGTGCTCCCGAACGGCTGCTTCGTCGCCGTCGAGCGCGCGACGAACGCCGTCCTGGGGACGTGTTCGGCCGTCCACAGGCCGAACGCGGGCGAGCACCGCTTCCCGTTCGGGGGCGCGCTCGCGTACCTCGTCGTCGACCCGGAGCACCGCCGCGAGGGGCTGGGTCGCGCGCTCACCGCCGCGGCGACTCGCCGGCTGCTCGACGCGGGCTACGACAGCGTCCGGGTGGGCGTCGGGCCCGAACGGTACCCCGCGCTCGCGCTCTACTTGAACGCCGGCTACGCGCCCTGCATCATCGAAGACAGAGACATCGGGAGGTGGCGGAACGCCTTCGACCACCTCGGGCTCCCGTTCGACCCGGAGCGCTGCGTGCGCCCCTAG